The Amphiura filiformis chromosome 13, Afil_fr2py, whole genome shotgun sequence genome segment TTCCCATGATGCCCAGGGGCCACGATAGGGTGTACGAACAGCCAGGCGTTAGTTACCCTGATCAGAACTGACTGCGAGGTCTTTGTCACCACTGCATCTTCCCCAAAAACCAGTATTGGAGAGAGCGCATAATGAATTTTGCCTCCACTTGGGAACGAACCAGCGACCTCTCCCACTAGAGTTAAAGACCTTAACAACTAGACCACGCCCATTTCTTAAAATATATTCATGACGAGTATCATCAATATTCATGACGTTTATTATTACCTCATTGTCTCTCAGACCTTGTTGAGCCGCAGGACGGGTGGGATAATGGACGATTTGGCTTGAAGATAGTTTGTTTCCCTGCAAAATTAAAGAACAAAGAGAAAAACGGTTAACAGAAATATCGGATCAAACTTCGCTGCTTAAAAGATATCAGTTCGATCTCAAAAGAGCAACCAGTCAAGCGAGCTTCACACTTAAACAGGGACAAGCACCGAAACCTAACAACATAACTACGTCTTCTGAAAAACGTCACACGAGTGTGGCGAAGGCAATTAAACAGTCACTCACTACTGCCTTACGATGCTAACCGGTTGCCACCGAAAATACTCatcagttttgatgtttattgaacatGCTTCTGACCAGAATGTATTATAAATTAGAGCGATCATGGTGAATATGGTGCATTTTGGTAtgtttgatgtggcagtcttgtccataatcactggaaactgatggctACCAATAATATTGACCAAGCTTGTACGTGTGCAATCGTGCACTAAATGGGTAGGCCACTCCAAGAAACATGGAAAGACCATAAACAACACATCGACCTACCAAAATATCCTTGTTGTGTTTATCCTTACCGTGACAAAGTCAGTCCTGGCTAGACAATGCTCATCATAGACAAAGCCATCAATGAAACCGATTTTTGACCCTGTCAAATCTCGCCAGGTAAAGTTTCCCGGATTTCCCTGTAAAGTAAGCAGTACTCCTGATGGAAGGTTGTCTACGTAGGGATCGCTGAATCGGAAGGTGCGTGATCTATCGTAAGAATGCACCCAacctaaagaaaacaaaatggagattttggcatctgaCAAAAGCTTGTATTTTTCTCGCAATCCAAGTAAATTTTCAAGCCTGAGATATGTTTTCTTTAGAtcgttttacaaaaaacgtttaaatatctggttacataaagggtaaacacattttaataacattcagaaaatatttttttaaacgtgatgcaaaatattttaacaaattatATTTAACTGATGTCATGTAAAACTATAGTAAGTTTTAAGTAACTGATGGCGCTATCTTAAGAAACGATTTTTTAAGAAACGATTCCTTAAGAAACGATTTTAAGAAAcgattttattattatattttaagaAACGATTCTTAAGAAACGATTTTATTCTGAATCTATTGCTAATAATGTTCATAACTCAAAGAAATTATGGTCTACTCTTAAGAAACTTCTTCCTAACAAATCTTGTCCAACAACCTCAAGTGTTAAAACTGAGAATGGCTTTACATCATCACCTAAAGAAACcgcaaatgttttttaatgagtACCTACACATCCATCATAGTATCCACCAAATAAGCCTTCTCCTCCCTGGGCTCTGGCACCCGGCGTAGTAGAGTCCTCTCTGCGCTGAATCATGGATTATTTGGCAACTCTTGTGGGCAATTTGACACACTAAGATTGAGATTAAAAACGCAATGATCAATATTTTTGTACATACAAAATAAGTATGCagataaatttaataatattaatgatcTAAATAATAATTGTTCACCAAATGTATCTAAACCAAAGAGTAATTTTAACTTCAGTTCACATTACTCCTGATTTTGTCTATGATCATATATGTAAATTGCCTAATAATAAGTCACCTGGTCTGGACACAGCGTTCAGCTGCTCAAATTAAGCTCCGTACATATGTATCTCTCTgatatatatttgtaatttgtctCTTTGTACATCCATATTCCCAGCAGATTGGAAAACGGCTAAAGTTACCCCTATTTTCAAAGCTGGTGATAAATCTGATGTAGGAAACTACAGACCAATTTCTGTTCTTcaattgtttctaaaattgttgaaagAGCTGTTCACAATCAACTTTATTCTTATTTAACCAATAATGGTCTTCTCTCAGTTAATCAGTCTGGCTTACGTGCCAATCACTCTACCACTACTACTTTACTTGATGTTGAAGATTATATTTTGAACAACATGAATGAAGGTCGTGCAACAGGGGCAATTTTCCTTGATTTAAGTAAAGCCTTCGACTGCATGAATCATGCCATTCTGGAGATATTAACTTGATAAACTTTGTGATTATGGTATTACTGGATGTTCGTTAGAGTGGTTTAAATCATATCTTGTTAGTGAAGATCACAGGTTGTAAATATTAATTCTTGTATTTCTGATTTTAGTAATATAAatattggtattcctcaaggctcaatactTGGG includes the following:
- the LOC140168588 gene encoding uncharacterized protein; the protein is MIQRREDSTTPGARAQGGEGLFGGYYDGCVGWVHSYDRSRTFRFSDPYVDNLPSGVLLTLQGNPGNFTWRDLTGSKIGFIDGFVYDEHCLARTDFVTGNKLSSSQIVHYPTRPAAQQGLRDNEVDAIFDAKRIYLRNMEFQIVSDDFLTCVKAGFSVMTRKDSRLVDWWNPAFASLTATSQWKYICNDLIDEHGHVGGGDPTSCVGID